A part of Campylobacter concisus genomic DNA contains:
- a CDS encoding C4-dicarboxylate ABC transporter permease, with protein MQKVEKFFDKVGDIVGYICMFIMALMIIDVFFNVVARYFFSYGNVAFQELEWHFFAVIFLLGMSYALKEDAHVRVDIFYAKFSPKNKALVNMIGTVIFVIPFALLVSNLSFEFVSDAYTSAEASADPGGLTHRWIIKALIPFSFYLLVFFAIGFFIRNFNLYKKAKKGE; from the coding sequence ATGCAAAAAGTTGAGAAATTTTTTGATAAGGTCGGTGATATAGTCGGCTATATTTGCATGTTTATTATGGCTTTGATGATAATAGATGTCTTTTTTAACGTTGTGGCAAGATATTTTTTCTCTTATGGAAACGTTGCATTTCAGGAGCTTGAGTGGCATTTTTTTGCTGTAATATTTTTGCTTGGCATGAGCTATGCATTAAAAGAAGATGCACATGTTAGAGTCGATATCTTTTATGCTAAATTTTCACCAAAAAATAAAGCTCTTGTAAATATGATAGGAACTGTTATTTTTGTAATTCCATTTGCACTTTTAGTTTCAAATTTATCGTTTGAATTTGTGAGTGATGCTTATACTTCAGCTGAAGCTAGTGCAGATCCAGGCGGTCTTACTCACAGATGGATCATAAAAGCACTTATTCCTTTTTCTTTTTATCTACTTGTATTTTTTGCGATCGGCTTTTTTATAAGAAATTTTAATCTTTACAAAAAAGCTAAAAAGGGGGAATAA
- a CDS encoding C4-dicarboxylate ABC transporter: MAGLIMFIAALLMLGIGFPVAFTFGAVSMIFGMIGSIVESIGDGDGLLGSIEVFKDMFNFMPYRIFSIMESRIFIAVPLFVFMGVVLQKSKLAERLLESMGMLFGEIRGGIAISTILVGALLAASTGVVGASVVAMGVISLPVMLKYKYDQALGCGTICAAGTLGQIIPPSIVLIILGDIFSVPVGELFHQAIIPGLTLVAVYIIYILIVAYLKPDTAPVVKDESGVSKFKQIMRALIAIFPPLLLVICVLGSIFAGIATPTESSAFGCVGAIILAIFYRTFSFSMIKEALAESVKTTALVFAILVGATAFSMVFSYTGGDEIVEKFMTNLPGEKWGFIIFSMVVIFVLGFFIDFVEISYIVLPILVPIAAKLGINPIYLAILVAMNLQTSFLTPPFGFSLFFLRSVAPAEIKTTAIYKGVVPYIFIQLAVLVFFCVFLMELKPMLDASHGGLLNFLLSLFK; encoded by the coding sequence ATGGCTGGCTTGATAATGTTTATAGCTGCACTTTTGATGCTAGGTATTGGCTTTCCAGTAGCCTTCACTTTTGGCGCAGTTTCGATGATATTTGGTATGATTGGCAGTATTGTTGAGAGCATTGGAGACGGAGATGGACTACTTGGAAGTATCGAAGTTTTCAAAGATATGTTTAACTTCATGCCTTATAGAATTTTTTCTATCATGGAGAGTAGAATTTTTATAGCAGTTCCACTTTTTGTCTTTATGGGCGTTGTTCTTCAAAAGTCAAAACTAGCTGAGAGGCTACTTGAGAGCATGGGTATGCTTTTTGGAGAAATTCGCGGAGGTATTGCTATTAGCACTATCTTGGTTGGAGCACTTCTTGCAGCTTCAACTGGTGTTGTTGGTGCAAGTGTTGTTGCAATGGGCGTTATAAGCTTGCCTGTTATGTTAAAGTATAAATACGACCAAGCGCTAGGCTGTGGTACTATATGTGCTGCTGGTACGCTTGGACAGATTATTCCACCTTCTATCGTGCTGATTATTTTGGGTGATATATTTTCAGTGCCAGTTGGTGAGCTTTTTCATCAAGCCATCATCCCAGGACTCACGCTAGTAGCAGTTTATATCATTTATATTTTGATTGTTGCTTATTTGAAACCAGATACAGCACCGGTAGTAAAAGATGAGAGCGGTGTTAGTAAATTTAAGCAGATCATGAGAGCACTAATCGCTATCTTTCCACCGCTTTTACTTGTTATTTGTGTACTGGGCTCTATATTTGCAGGTATCGCTACGCCAACTGAAAGTTCAGCTTTTGGCTGCGTTGGAGCCATTATTTTAGCTATTTTTTATAGGACTTTTTCATTTTCTATGATAAAAGAGGCATTGGCTGAAAGCGTAAAAACCACAGCACTTGTCTTTGCTATACTTGTTGGCGCGACAGCTTTTTCTATGGTATTTAGTTACACTGGTGGCGATGAGATTGTTGAAAAATTTATGACAAATTTACCAGGTGAAAAGTGGGGCTTTATCATTTTTAGCATGGTTGTCATCTTTGTGCTTGGCTTTTTTATCGACTTTGTTGAAATTTCATACATTGTGCTTCCTATCTTGGTACCAATAGCCGCAAAGCTTGGTATAAATCCAATTTATCTAGCAATCTTAGTTGCGATGAATTTGCAAACTTCATTCCTAACGCCGCCATTTGGTTTTAGCTTATTTTTCCTAAGGTCAGTCGCACCAGCTGAGATAAAAACGACTGCTATTTATAAAGGCGTTGTGCCTTATATTTTTATTCAGCTTGCTGTGCTTGTATTTTTCTGCGTCTTTCTAATGGAATTAAAGCCAATGCTTGATGCGAGCCACGGCGGATTATTAAACTTCTTACTCTCACTTTTTAAATGA
- a CDS encoding biotin attachment protein — translation MAKKFIDVMDTTFRDGFQSVYGARVLMNDFLPALEAAKEAGIEHFEFGGGARFQSLYFYLNEDAFAMMDKFRSIVGPKANLQTLSRGVNTVTLDTGSRELIDLHAKLFKKHGTTTIRNFDALNDVENLKYSGERIAHHGLKHEVVVTMMDLPSGCVGAHDVKFYEKILREILDANIPYHSVCFKDASGTSSPQKVYETIKMARKLLPEKTHIRLHTHETAGVSVACYLAALEAGVDGIDLAASPVSGGTSQPDILTMLHAVKGKNYDLGGLDVEKILKYESVLNDCLKEYFLPPEAVQVSPLIPFSPMPGGALTANTQMMRDNNILDKFPEVILAMREVVQKGGYGTSVTPVSQFYFQQAFNNVMFGKWKKIAEGYGKMVLGYFGKTPVTPDQEIIKLASEQLGLKPTTKHAVDIADKDESKSLAHVKEILKQNKIKVTEENVFIAAACKEKGIAFLKGEAKVNVRKVDPNAKANEGRQTQSGRYSVVVNGSRYNVEVSEGFNDSIQVKSITEVEGKSVKNAKSAAAGATANDIVASLPGAVHKILVSAGDHVKKGQAVVVLEAMKMEIEVKAPKDGVICSIEVSKGQSIASNQVVAKFK, via the coding sequence ATGGCGAAGAAATTTATCGATGTTATGGATACGACCTTTAGAGATGGCTTTCAGTCAGTTTATGGCGCTAGAGTGCTTATGAATGACTTTTTGCCCGCGCTTGAAGCAGCCAAAGAGGCTGGCATAGAGCATTTTGAATTTGGTGGCGGAGCGAGATTTCAAAGCCTTTATTTTTACCTAAATGAAGATGCTTTTGCGATGATGGATAAATTTAGAAGCATCGTAGGACCAAAAGCAAATCTTCAAACCCTAAGCAGGGGCGTAAATACCGTTACACTTGATACTGGTAGCCGCGAGCTAATCGACCTTCACGCAAAGCTTTTCAAAAAACACGGAACCACCACCATTAGAAATTTTGACGCACTAAATGACGTTGAAAATTTAAAATATTCAGGCGAGAGGATTGCTCATCACGGGCTAAAACACGAAGTCGTAGTTACAATGATGGATCTGCCTAGTGGCTGTGTGGGAGCACATGATGTTAAATTTTATGAGAAAATTTTAAGAGAAATTTTAGACGCAAATATCCCTTATCACAGCGTTTGCTTTAAAGACGCAAGTGGTACAAGTAGCCCACAAAAGGTCTATGAAACCATAAAAATGGCTAGAAAATTATTGCCAGAAAAAACTCACATCAGACTTCACACTCATGAAACCGCAGGCGTAAGTGTGGCTTGCTATCTTGCAGCGCTTGAAGCTGGCGTTGATGGTATAGATCTAGCCGCAAGCCCAGTAAGTGGCGGTACAAGCCAGCCAGATATCTTAACTATGCTTCACGCAGTAAAAGGCAAAAACTATGATCTTGGCGGACTTGACGTGGAGAAAATTTTAAAATATGAAAGCGTTTTGAATGACTGCTTAAAAGAGTATTTCTTGCCACCTGAGGCCGTACAAGTAAGCCCACTCATACCATTTTCACCGATGCCTGGTGGCGCGCTTACAGCAAATACCCAGATGATGAGAGATAACAACATCTTGGATAAATTTCCAGAGGTCATCCTTGCTATGCGCGAAGTGGTGCAAAAGGGCGGATACGGCACTTCAGTGACTCCGGTTAGTCAGTTTTACTTCCAACAAGCATTTAATAATGTGATGTTTGGCAAGTGGAAAAAGATCGCCGAGGGATACGGCAAAATGGTGCTTGGCTACTTTGGCAAGACCCCAGTTACGCCTGATCAAGAGATCATCAAGCTTGCAAGCGAGCAACTAGGCTTAAAACCAACTACAAAACACGCAGTTGATATAGCAGATAAAGACGAGAGTAAGTCGCTTGCACACGTAAAAGAAATTTTAAAACAAAATAAGATCAAAGTCACCGAAGAAAATGTTTTTATAGCAGCAGCTTGTAAAGAAAAAGGCATCGCATTTTTAAAAGGCGAAGCAAAAGTAAATGTAAGAAAAGTAGATCCAAACGCTAAGGCAAACGAGGGCAGACAAACTCAAAGTGGCAGATATAGTGTCGTCGTAAATGGTAGCCGCTACAATGTCGAAGTAAGCGAGGGCTTTAACGATAGCATCCAAGTAAAATCGATCACCGAAGTTGAAGGCAAGAGTGTAAAAAATGCAAAAAGTGCAGCAGCAGGCGCAACAGCAAATGATATTGTTGCTAGCTTACCGGGAGCTGTGCATAAAATTTTAGTAAGCGCAGGAGACCATGTCAAAAAAGGGCAAGCTGTAGTCGTGCTTGAAGCAATGAAGATGGAGATAGAGGTCAAAGCCCCAAAAGATGGTGTGATATGCTCTATTGAAGTTAGCAAAGGTCAAAGCATCGCAAGCAATCAAGTGGTGGCTAAATTTAAATAA
- a CDS encoding phosphoenolpyruvate carboxykinase (ATP) (PEP carboxykinase; PEP carboxylase; PEPCK; catalyzes the phosphorylation and decarboxylation of oxaloacetate to form phosphoenolpyruvate using ATP): MINKLDELGLKEIKKINHNLSYDELFELEKANNEGRVSSNGTFMVDTGIFTGRSPKDKYFVKQDPSQKYIAWGKINQPITKELFDKLLKKAKEQLSGKEIFIQDAFCGASKKSQKSVRFVTEVAWQAHFVKNMFIRPSEAELAKFEPDFVVYNACKTKNEDYKADGLHSEVFVIFNVEENVAVIGGTWYGGEMKKGIFSMMNYWLPLEGKLSMHCSANVGEKGDTALFFGLSGTGKTTLSTDPKRKLIGDDEHGWDDDGVFNFEGGCYAKCINLDPSSEPEIYAAIRRDALLENVVADENGVVDYKDGSKTENTRVSYPIYHIDNYEPSSSAGHPKNIIFLSADAFGVLPPVAKLTKEQAMYYFLSGYTAKVAGTERGITEPVATFSACFGEPFMPLHPTVYAKLLGEKIDKHGVNVYLVNTGWSGGAYGVGKRMSIKATRACINAILDGSITKCEFENFDKFNFAIPKELDGVETKLLNPINTWTHPAEYNASRDKLAKMFVENFRRYEDVKEGVEYAKAGPKA, encoded by the coding sequence ATGATAAATAAACTAGACGAGCTAGGTCTAAAAGAGATCAAAAAGATAAATCACAATCTAAGCTATGATGAGCTTTTTGAGCTTGAAAAGGCAAACAACGAGGGCAGAGTTTCAAGCAACGGCACATTTATGGTTGATACGGGAATTTTTACTGGAAGAAGCCCAAAAGATAAGTACTTTGTAAAACAAGATCCGAGTCAGAAGTATATCGCTTGGGGCAAGATAAATCAGCCTATCACAAAAGAGCTTTTTGACAAGCTTCTTAAAAAAGCAAAAGAGCAGCTAAGTGGCAAAGAAATTTTCATCCAAGATGCATTTTGTGGAGCTAGTAAAAAGAGCCAAAAATCAGTCCGCTTCGTCACTGAAGTAGCGTGGCAAGCGCACTTTGTAAAAAATATGTTTATCCGTCCAAGTGAAGCGGAGCTAGCTAAATTTGAGCCTGATTTTGTAGTATATAACGCTTGCAAGACAAAAAATGAGGACTACAAGGCTGATGGGCTACATTCAGAGGTTTTTGTTATCTTTAACGTCGAGGAAAATGTTGCAGTAATCGGCGGCACATGGTATGGCGGCGAGATGAAAAAAGGCATTTTTTCTATGATGAACTACTGGTTGCCACTTGAGGGTAAGCTAAGTATGCACTGCTCTGCAAACGTAGGCGAGAAAGGCGATACAGCGCTATTTTTTGGTCTATCTGGCACTGGCAAAACGACACTTTCAACTGATCCAAAACGCAAACTAATAGGCGATGATGAGCACGGCTGGGACGATGATGGCGTATTTAACTTCGAGGGTGGCTGCTATGCAAAATGTATAAACCTTGATCCAAGTAGTGAGCCAGAAATTTATGCAGCGATCAGGCGTGATGCGCTACTTGAAAATGTCGTGGCTGACGAAAATGGCGTGGTTGATTACAAAGATGGCTCAAAAACTGAAAACACACGTGTGAGCTATCCAATCTATCACATCGATAACTACGAGCCAAGCTCAAGCGCTGGCCATCCAAAAAATATCATCTTTTTAAGTGCTGACGCTTTTGGCGTGCTTCCTCCAGTTGCAAAGCTGACAAAAGAACAGGCGATGTATTATTTCCTAAGTGGCTACACAGCAAAAGTTGCTGGCACAGAGCGCGGTATAACTGAGCCTGTTGCTACTTTTAGCGCTTGCTTTGGCGAGCCATTTATGCCACTTCATCCAACTGTATATGCAAAATTGCTTGGTGAGAAGATCGATAAGCACGGCGTTAATGTCTATCTTGTAAATACAGGCTGGAGTGGTGGTGCTTACGGTGTTGGCAAGCGTATGAGCATAAAAGCAACTCGTGCTTGCATAAATGCGATCCTTGATGGCAGCATCACAAAATGTGAATTTGAAAATTTTGATAAATTTAACTTTGCTATACCAAAAGAGCTTGATGGTGTCGAGACAAAACTGCTAAATCCTATAAACACATGGACGCATCCGGCTGAGTATAACGCTTCACGCGATAAGCTCGCTAAAATGTTTGTTGAAAATTTTAGACGTTACGAAGATGTAAAAGAGGGCGTTGAATACGCTAAAGCTGGTCCAAAAGCTTAA
- a CDS encoding C4-dicarboxylate ABC transporter, which yields MNNTKKQGNLAVRLFTNLAFWVVIGIVGGVIVGMVAPELGIASKPGIDYFIKALKILIGPIIFLTIVSGIVGLESLKDLGSIGLKAFIYFEIVSTLALAVGIIFGETLRPGHGMNLDYTQLDASSVAKFTSQAANMDANSGFVAHTLHLLRGAVPVDDIFPYVHILDPFIKSNTLQVLFMAIIVAIVLSLLAHDKKQACLKPLEFIQHYVLKLLSWLMLFSPVAAFSAMAYLIGKFGIGTLLGMMELLVVMALASCFFIFVVLGVICYFAKINVFKFMRFISKEVLVVFATSSSETALAPLMQKLESAGINRGAVGLIIPTGYSFNLDCTNIYLSLSVIFLAQAFNIPLSFEHLISILIVLMITSKGAVGVTGSGFVVLAGTLSALPSTGIPVVTVAVLLGVDKFMSEMRAVGNLCGNAVGCMIVSIWDKKVDMDKFRYALDHPEEFHFHS from the coding sequence ATGAATAATACTAAAAAGCAAGGAAATCTTGCTGTAAGATTATTTACCAATCTTGCCTTTTGGGTTGTGATCGGTATTGTTGGTGGTGTTATCGTTGGCATGGTCGCGCCTGAGCTTGGTATAGCTAGCAAACCAGGCATTGATTATTTTATAAAAGCACTTAAAATTTTAATTGGTCCTATTATCTTTTTAACGATCGTTTCAGGCATCGTTGGGCTTGAGAGTTTAAAAGATCTTGGTTCTATTGGATTAAAGGCATTTATCTATTTTGAGATAGTTAGCACACTTGCGCTTGCTGTTGGTATCATCTTTGGCGAGACACTTCGTCCAGGACATGGTATGAATCTTGACTACACTCAGCTTGATGCCTCAAGCGTAGCTAAATTTACATCTCAAGCTGCAAATATGGACGCAAATAGCGGATTTGTAGCACATACACTTCATCTTTTAAGAGGAGCTGTGCCAGTAGATGACATTTTTCCTTACGTGCATATACTTGATCCATTTATAAAATCAAACACACTTCAAGTACTTTTCATGGCTATTATCGTTGCCATCGTACTTTCGCTGCTAGCTCATGATAAAAAACAAGCTTGCCTAAAGCCACTTGAATTTATTCAGCACTATGTCTTAAAACTTCTTAGTTGGCTTATGCTCTTTAGCCCGGTGGCTGCATTTTCGGCTATGGCTTATCTAATCGGTAAATTTGGTATCGGAACGCTTCTTGGCATGATGGAGCTTTTGGTTGTTATGGCACTTGCGAGCTGCTTTTTTATCTTTGTCGTGCTTGGCGTTATCTGCTATTTTGCGAAAATCAATGTCTTTAAATTTATGCGTTTTATTTCAAAAGAGGTATTGGTAGTCTTCGCAACAAGCTCGAGTGAAACGGCTCTTGCGCCACTTATGCAAAAGCTAGAATCAGCTGGTATAAATAGAGGCGCTGTTGGTCTTATCATTCCAACTGGCTACTCATTTAACCTTGACTGCACCAACATCTATCTAAGTCTAAGCGTTATTTTCCTAGCTCAAGCTTTCAATATCCCGCTAAGCTTTGAGCATTTAATAAGCATACTAATCGTACTAATGATCACAAGCAAAGGCGCTGTTGGCGTTACGGGATCTGGTTTTGTCGTCCTTGCAGGCACACTAAGCGCACTTCCAAGCACTGGCATACCAGTTGTTACCGTAGCTGTACTACTTGGCGTTGATAAATTTATGTCGGAGATGCGTGCAGTTGGCAATCTCTGCGGTAACGCTGTTGGTTGCATGATAGTTTCTATCTGGGATAAAAAAGTCGATATGGATAAATTTAGATACGCACTAGATCATCCAGAAGAATTTCACTTTCACTCATAA
- a CDS encoding peptidylprolyl isomerase: MRFDELKVYDINLDELKKDKFVVLETDKGEIRLELFAEEAPQAVANFIHLIKSGFYNGLNFHRVIPNFVIQGGCPNGTGTGGPGWRIKCECDNQKVKHERGSLSMAHAGRDTGGSQFFICHSKQPHLDGVHTVFGKCVDEESLKVLDAIRQGDKIISAKIRESL, translated from the coding sequence ATGCGTTTTGATGAATTAAAAGTTTATGATATAAATTTAGATGAACTTAAAAAAGATAAATTTGTAGTTTTAGAGACAGACAAAGGCGAGATCAGACTTGAACTTTTTGCCGAAGAAGCTCCACAAGCTGTCGCAAATTTTATCCATTTGATAAAATCAGGCTTTTATAATGGTCTAAATTTTCACAGAGTTATACCAAATTTTGTCATCCAAGGCGGTTGTCCAAATGGCACAGGTACAGGCGGTCCTGGCTGGAGAATAAAATGTGAATGCGACAACCAAAAGGTAAAACACGAGCGCGGTAGCCTAAGCATGGCTCACGCGGGGCGTGATACTGGCGGATCACAGTTTTTCATCTGTCATAGCAAACAACCTCATCTTGATGGCGTACATACAGTCTTTGGAAAATGCGTTGATGAAGAGAGCCTAAAGGTGCTTGACGCTATAAGACAAGGCGATAAGATCATCTCTGCTAAGATCAGAGAAAGCCTGTAA
- a CDS encoding transcriptional regulator translates to MGRAFEYRRAAKEARWDKMSKVFPKLAKAITVAAKDGGCDPDMNPKLRAAIAAAKAENMPKDNIDAAIKRANGKDSADIKTIFYDGKAAHGVQIIVECATDNPTRTVANVKSIFSKNGGEILPSGSLSFMFTRKSVFELEKPSTDIEEIELELIDYGLSDIEADDETLFVYGDYANFGTLHEGIEKLNLVVKKASLQYLPNQTVNLSEEQMLEVERLLDKLEDDDDVQAVYTNIE, encoded by the coding sequence ATGGGACGAGCATTTGAGTACCGAAGGGCTGCAAAGGAAGCTAGATGGGATAAGATGAGCAAGGTATTTCCAAAACTTGCAAAAGCTATAACAGTAGCTGCAAAAGATGGTGGATGTGATCCAGATATGAACCCTAAGCTTCGTGCAGCTATCGCAGCAGCAAAAGCTGAAAATATGCCAAAAGACAACATCGATGCTGCTATAAAAAGAGCAAATGGCAAAGACAGTGCCGATATTAAGACTATTTTTTACGACGGCAAAGCCGCTCACGGCGTGCAGATCATCGTCGAGTGTGCGACTGATAATCCAACTAGAACAGTTGCAAACGTAAAATCGATCTTTAGTAAAAATGGCGGAGAAATTTTACCAAGCGGAAGCCTTAGCTTTATGTTTACGAGAAAGAGTGTTTTTGAGCTTGAAAAACCAAGCACAGACATCGAAGAGATCGAGCTTGAGCTGATAGACTACGGCCTAAGCGATATCGAGGCTGACGATGAGACGCTATTTGTATACGGTGATTATGCAAATTTTGGCACACTTCATGAAGGTATCGAAAAGCTAAATTTAGTGGTTAAAAAAGCTTCACTTCAATACTTACCAAATCAAACCGTGAATCTAAGCGAAGAGCAAATGCTTGAGGTTGAGAGACTTCTTGATAAGCTAGAAGATGATGATGATGTTCAAGCAGTTTATACAAATATCGAATAA
- a CDS encoding acetyltransferase encodes MIKNAQKQDAKICIKLLNLAMEDIAYKLSGYDDPIKSNEILEIFFKSETNRLSYKNVFVYKHNEEIIAAMCVYFGGDAEQLDIEILQHLKALGKDAQVEKECFDDEFYIDSIAVDENFRGQGLAKELIRYSFVKAKELGHKKVSLIVDTNKPKVRKFYESLGFKFNVKKIVNLHEYDHMIKEII; translated from the coding sequence ATGATAAAAAATGCTCAAAAACAAGATGCAAAAATCTGCATAAAACTACTAAATTTAGCGATGGAAGATATCGCCTACAAGCTAAGTGGTTACGATGATCCTATTAAAAGTAATGAAATTTTAGAAATTTTTTTCAAAAGTGAGACAAATAGACTAAGCTATAAAAATGTCTTTGTTTATAAACATAATGAGGAAATTATCGCTGCTATGTGTGTATATTTTGGTGGCGACGCGGAACAACTTGATATAGAAATTTTGCAGCATTTAAAGGCGCTTGGCAAAGACGCCCAGGTAGAAAAAGAGTGTTTTGATGATGAGTTTTATATAGATAGTATCGCTGTTGATGAAAATTTTAGAGGCCAAGGGCTTGCAAAAGAGCTCATAAGGTATTCATTTGTCAAGGCAAAAGAACTAGGGCATAAAAAGGTTTCATTAATAGTAGATACAAATAAGCCAAAAGTTCGTAAATTTTACGAGAGTTTGGGCTTTAAATTTAATGTCAAGAAAATTGTAAATTTACATGAATACGACCATATGATAAAGGAGATAATATGA
- a CDS encoding heavy metal transport/detoxification protein, with protein MKTFEANNIHCQNCANTIKNALEDDFGKIEVDLSKEPRQVRVDLKDSEVEKFKSEMADLGFDVIKEL; from the coding sequence ATGAAAACATTTGAAGCAAACAATATCCACTGCCAAAACTGCGCAAACACTATAAAAAACGCACTTGAAGATGACTTTGGCAAGATAGAAGTTGATCTTAGCAAAGAGCCAAGACAAGTTAGGGTTGATCTTAAAGATAGTGAAGTTGAAAAATTTAAATCTGAAATGGCTGATCTTGGATTTGACGTTATAAAGGAGCTTTGA